From the Myripristis murdjan chromosome 14, fMyrMur1.1, whole genome shotgun sequence genome, one window contains:
- the spry4 gene encoding protein sprouty homolog 4: MRGTSLHMESRVPHHIPGVSSSLISQPLIDSRVPYGRLQHPLTIYPIDQMRSSHVENDYIDSPAVVSQQPPSQKTVNRRITWLGQNQDAFLGANHNHHHNHQHQHHQQGRCEPHPHQDTTTHPWISFSGRPSSISSSSSTSSDQRLLDHAAPTPTVDHHPNLHPQQGSVNTITTRSPGCLTSSDPKVLTPSSSSSASSCSSSSKSLDLKSAKMTTGGMCSAGQQGLALIPSSPAEKKHLLLCEHCGKCRCTECTLPRTLPSCWVCNQECLCSAQSLVDTATCMCLVKGIFYHCTEDEDDEGSCADKPCSCSQANCCARWSFMAALSLVLPCLVCYLPAIGLAKLGQKCYDNISRPGCRCKNSQGGVGCKNGGVEAKIGTLEKQQQGS, translated from the coding sequence ATGCGGGGCACCAGCCTACACATGGAGTCCAGGGTTCCCCATCACATCCCCGGAGTGTCCTCCTCCCTCATATCCCAGCCCTTAATAGACAGCCGGGTGCCCTACGGCCGCCTGCAGCACCCTCTCACCATCTATCCTATCGACCAGATGAGGTCCTCGCACGTGGAAAATGACTACATAGACAGTCCTGCTGTCGTCTCCCAGCAGCCCCCGAGTCAGAAGACTGTGAACCGCAGGATCACATGGCTTGGCCAGAATCAGGATGCCTTTCTGGGAGCAAACCACAACCACCATCATAATCATCaacaccagcaccaccagcagggcAGGTGCGAGCCCCACCCTCACCAAGACACCACCACCCACCCTTGGATTTCATTCAGCGGGAGGCCCAGCTCCatcagcagtagcagcagcaccTCATCTGATCAGAGGCTGCTGGACCACGCTGCACCCACCCCGACGGTGGACCACCACCCAAACCTGCACCCCCAGCAGGGCTCCgtcaacaccatcaccaccagATCCCCGGGCTGCTTGACCTCCTCCGACCCTAAAGTCCttaccccctcctcctcctcttccgcctcttcctgctcctcctcctctaaatCGCTGGACCTCAAGTCTGCAAAGATGACTACAGGAGGCATGTGCTCCGCCGGCCAGCAGGGGTTGGCGCTGATCCCTTCCTCCCCAGCTGAGAAGaagcacctcctcctctgcgAGCACTGCGGGAAGTGCCGCTGCACGGAGTGTACGCTCCCCCGGACCCTGCCCTCCTGCTGGGTCTGCAACCAGGAGTGCCTGTGCTCTGCTCAGAGCCTGGTGGATACAGCCACCTGCATGTGCCTGGTTAAAGGGATCTTCTACCACTGCACCGAGGACGAGGACGACGAGGGTTCCTGCGCCGACAAGCCCTGCTCCTGCTCCCAGGCCAACTGCTGCGCACGCTGGTCCTTCATGGCCGCCCTTTCCCTCGTCCTTCCCTGCCTGGTCTGCTACCTGCCAGCCATCGGCCTGGCCAAACTGGGACAGAAATGCTATGACAACATTAGCAGGCCCGGGTGCCGCTGCAAGAACTCCCAGGGCGGCGTTGGGTGTAAAAACGGAGGCGTGGAAGCAAAGATTGGGACGctagagaagcagcagcaggggtCATGA